The Anastrepha ludens isolate Willacy chromosome 2, idAnaLude1.1, whole genome shotgun sequence DNA window TCTAGTCGTTTTGACTTGCTTAGTTGTTCGGCTATGAATGTGTATACATTCGTCTATTTTCCGTGTATGTATTAATTccgaaatgatttttaattgcCAACACCCCAAgtgcaaatgtaaatatgtttattttttctatggCGCTTTTAGTGcagttttatacatatatatatattatatacttttTCCAAAGGTATTTACATGGTGTGGAAAGTAGAAGCAAATCGTTGTTATAGTGCAAAACCgtcaataaaataagaaacgtCGGAATCAGCAGCCATTGACGATATCAGCGACACGACACAATGGCAatttataacaacaacagcaaatatcCAACATTcatgcaacaacagcaataaaatgATACACCATAAAATAGTAGTAGAAATTAAGTCAGAAAAACCATACTAATGGAACGAATGTGAAGCGACACATTACGGCACGTCTCAGCGTTACACACCACCCGACCACGACAGTACTCTTCCACTCTTCTACTCTACTCCGCTCCGCAACCCGTGACAAGTTCTTTTACCCTACTATTTCTTCCCACTTTCGTAGTTGAAACTCTCGGCCGTCAAACAGGCAGGCAAGCAAACAGCGACAAGACAACGGCTGCGGCAAACGCGCTCTCACAAAATATCTGTGTGTTcgaattgctgttgttgtgttatgttatcgTGCTGTCACACTCGATGTCTCTTGCTAGCATATtcacaatatatgtacatacagacatattgcTGTACCCGTCACACTTATGTTTGCATGGCAGATACTTGTGCGAGATTTTGTGCAACGCGAAAAGaggattttaatgatttttttcctaAGTCGTATTTTATGTTTCATATTACACAGCacagagaaaatatttttagattccACTTTCACACAACGCAagcttatatatttaattacagttcttgtaaattttattaattaattcacaCAAATTCCAAGTAAATAACACTAATTCCTAATGTATCCACACCACGCAATCGAGGCGAGTCGAAAGTACGTACGTACGTTCGTATGGTTCCCGGACTTTTTACTTTGGATAGCTGAAATCAACATATTTGCAGCAGTCGGTTCGTATTGTACGTCGTAATATCGTAATACTTAACAGCTCGTTGTTGCCGCACGCGCTCAGTGTTGCATTTTAATGGCAACACATGTgaacaatgaaaatattttttaaaagttaatttgGCAACATATTACCATCGAAAGTATTCAGAAATAAAATCgcccttttttaagaaaatataatcaACTTAATTACGTCTAAAACCgcggaaaatttttaaatataaaccattttattcaaataaaatgtattaattgTGCAAAACAAAATCGCTCTGTCAACCGGGGTATAAGGAATCTGATGTATGAATGGACTTTAAAGGAACTTTCTTGTAGCCATCACTAAAACACTCATTCGAAAATCGTTTATTTCCAAAATCAGTATCTGTCCAAATGGacagaataaatttatttcacccACAAAAAACAATCAATTCGACCCCGAttgcataaataataataatttctcgAATGTATCCAGAAGGTATGAATTTAATTCTCACTTTGCAGGAGCTTCTAATTCGCACAAAATGAATGTGGTAGAAATGTTATTTGTGTGGTGTGCGCTGAATATTATTCGACAACTAAAAGGGCTTATAGTTTTATGCCGTCCCCAAAGGGCTTttaatgacagaaatacactcggatgtttgaaATTGTCTATGAGGGGTGGCcgcttttaggaaaaaaaaactttctatcgTTTGGTGTTTCCTGAGCCTTGCAGAACGGTATTCATGCGCCCCCCATTTGGCTATGACGGCCTCCTATTATTCTTATATAGCTGGGACATAAAAAGAACTACGAAGAGTGAGATGTTATATGATGATTAGGGACGGTTTCACAATTttatcaataacattttttaggtACTTATCTCTGAAAGAATAAACTACGATGAGGGGATCgctatcttcttcttctctaaATGTAAGGAATATATCCTATATAACTAATTCGCTTACAGGCCCATCGCTTTACTAGACTTTATCATAAAGTCGGTTAATTCAAATGGTAAGTTAAAACTTgttttattagtattatttcaTAAACTATACTTACGCATTTAAATCATCACTGCAACGGcgcgcacatacaaatacacatgcCGAGGTAATGAGGTAGACAGCACTGTCAAAGCTGCTTTAACCAAGTAAAATATTCGAACGTGTACAGAGTTCGCTATGCAATGTCGCTCTACGTTGTTTGTGCTGAAAAAGACTTGTAACAAAAACTGTCCGAATAATCACCAACAATCTGTATACGGCTTTTCCTTTCTTCTTTGCCACCTATCCGCTCGTTTGTGTGCTCGATACACTCACGACTTTTCACCAGCAATTCTCACCAATTCACTACATAAACATTTCGAATAAGACAACGGCTTTGCTTTGCATTACTTTTCACGATCTGCCTTTTCCTATTATTTGTCGTCGTTTATGACTTTAATATGCTGCTACTGTTCTGCTATATtgtgctttgttttgtttttcgttgtTCCCTACCCGCTTTCTATGTATCCCACTCGCATGCGGCTTTTTTTACCATTACACTCCAATAGGTGTGAGAgagacataaatatgtacacagtGACGATGGCAACAACAATTACTATGCAGCAACGATGGCCACCGCCGACGACAATCTTCACTTCTGCTGAACGATGGTACTACGAACGTTGtactaaaaaagaaaacaaaacgagTTTCTGCTTTTGCTTATTCTTTGCATTTGATTTCTTATTTCTTGGTTGTATTTTTACGTCTGCTccttttccacttttttcaaTTCCTTTAACTTCATTCGTCGATGACTTTTATTAGTGTGCAATGTCGACACCAAATTCTTTATATTCTCTCCTtaattttgcaattaatttggGAAAGAGGGTAGTGACGACCCCGCTTCCCAGTTTTATGCCTCAGGCGATATCAAAATTGTGGCGAGGACTCCACCCGGAGGCTGTTCGGCTATTTCTGCCTGCGCAGACGATTCATTCAGATCATCCAGCAAATGTATGCAATTTTCTATGCCAAGCGAACCTTGTTTCTTGCCGTACCTGTTTTTATTTGCACCTTTAGACTATGGAAGTATGAATTGATCAATACTATTGCAAAACAATTCATTCCCATTTGTGGTTATCACTTTCACATAAACAGTTTCACAGTTTTTCAATCAACTCATATACACACCTTTATTACGCCAACTTACACCTATCCCAGTCGATTCTAAAAGTTTATCAATTATCTGCATTTATACCGCCACTCGattattatacattttcaaagtttttcacgGGGAAAGTTGGCAAttttcgattttcttttttcctttatgTGCGTTAAATACACGAGACCGAAGAAACGCTCCGCTTCGCTTTCGGGGCACGAACAAATTTTTATGTAGTCGTCtgaaaatttttcactttctgCTAGTCCGTTTTTTCAAACGCACTTTTCACTCAAATTCACatcgttttattcaaatttatacaCTTTTCTTATTGCTGCACCTTTAATTAACGTTTTTAACACCTTCTTTTGCTTTAAAttagtgtattttatttaaattttcagtcAAATGCATTACGCCGAAATACACGGATATATCAAAATGGCGCACGCGAATGGAAGTGTTTGTACAGCATTGCCAGCAAAGAATACCACCAAACGAATGTGGACTTCATCCAATTATATCCACAATCCAATGGAATCGACATGCCAACCGCGAAGGTTTAACGCTTCCTAATACCGTTGTATATaacttattattttacaattacTCAACTCTTTCCAATAATAGAAATTATTCGCATGGGCGTTATTATCAAAAGGCATGCAATTAATGAATTAATgttgcaaaatattatatacaaaaaattcatcCAATCTATATTATCTATTTCGGTACCGTTTATCGACATGGCAACACTAAACTTGTTAAATTCGTACAGAATTCCTGTTTGGCAAATGTCAAATTGTTGAAGTCGCAATTgcagaaataaagaaataacgcgaaggggaaatataattttaaaatctaattttggttaaataaattGGTAAAACATTTCAACACACCAAGCATCATGTATCAAGAATACTTGAATCAGATGCAATCATCGATAGCACCACTTTCGTCAGACGAACTCAAGGATTTGCTCAACGATGACGAAAAACTGGAGGAAAAAGTGAGCGAAGTTCTAGAAAACCTTAAATCTCAAAAAGACAACCTACTCCTCGAAAATCGCTCGAAGGCCGAGAGTAATATTGAAAAAGAACCAACAATCATAGAATTGCGTGGCAAAGTTAATGAACTGCTCGAGGAGGCCAAACAGTGTTGTCAGGCCGTGCAGGATAAATTAGCAGAAATGAAAGAGAAGTCGGGCAATGTGAATCAGGAGACAGCATTGGCATTAATACAAACAGCAGCTGCAGAAAGCGAGGAAGGAACTGATGCCTTAATAAAGCAATTCACAGACAATGAAATTGGAGTGGAAGCATTCCTAGACGAATTTCTAGCAACACGCAAAACAATGCACCTACGCAAGCTCAAAGCGgagaaaatgcaagagcttaTGCGGAGACAAACACCAGCTGCGCAACGTGGTAGCATGGGTGGCGCAATGCCTGCCTATGGCAATTTATTACCAAACAGTGGCTTTTATCCAACTCCAGGTGGAGCTGGTGTGCCATACCCATTGGGGCCCATGATGCCAATGCCACCGCCACGCCCATATTAGCTGCAAAACGCCAGTTAGCATATACTGCCTTTGAACAATAAAGCTGGTGGGCATTgatcaattttttaaacaatggaCAGGACAAAAATTATAGTAGATGTTCATATAACAGCGATatattttaaacataaaaataaatacccttATTTATAAAGTATTCTAGTATTGTTGAAATGTTACGAAGTGATAAAGAGTACGATTTTCACAAGTACATTCGTTTGTAGATAATTTCCTGCTTtgggattaataaaaaaaaaacattatttacaaCTATTTGTGGCCTGAACCTCTATTAATAGAAATGTCGCTTGCTTTCGTTTGCTTACTTTAAAACCATAGTAATTGtgctttaatataaattaaaaaggtCAGTGCATCAAActgcaattatttaaaaacattgtgCAGTTGTGAGAAAACATCACAACCCAAAATAGAATCtttattttgttctaaaaagtttcaaataaaCAAGCCGCAAATTGGCGGAAAATTCATTCTGTAAATGCTAAATAAGTTTGCATATAAAAGTTGTAGTATATTAACGGTCCTGCGATTCCGCgctaaaaccaaataaaaaatctttaagttgAACTAGAAAAAACAATAACTTAATAGTAATCAATTCCAGCTGCGCAAACTTTTCACTATCGAAATCGTGAATCATAAACTACCTCCTGTAGTGTTAATTGCAAAAttgaagattttattttattatcttttttttctttttttttttttttggatataaTCGCTTTAAGTTTGGGTTTGTTAGTATTATTAattgcaaattttataaaattagacCCATTTTGTTGCTTAATTTCGATATCCGACTCATTCAATACTTCTAGCTTAGCTAATCAAAACGAAATTGCATTACAGCCAGATTTTGGCTAAAcgtacaattttcaatttctacATTATAgttatttgtaaattaaatgCTACATCTTACTGCAGCGAATGCGGTAAAGTCAACATGACATGGGCGTAAAGTCATCATGACGAACCGaattcattcatccatttttcgtatttttccaGATCCGCTTTCGATACACTTTTATTGCAGCGGCTAATGGCTTCGGTGAAATCCTGATTCGAAACGGGAAGATCAACTTCTTCTGTAGCCAATTGCCGTATCTGCTCCGGCGTGAGACCAGCAATCTTTCGACGCATCGACATCATGCTAGCATCCCTACGAAAAGAAAGTCAATACACCAAATTTCTCAAGCACTTATATTTAGTGTCTAACGCACCTGCAAACGTTGGTAATGTCAGCACCCGAATAACCCTCTAGCTTCTTCGCGATTTCAGACAAATTTACACTTTCGTCCACCTTCACTTCGCGGAGATTAATCTTCAACAATGCTTCGCGTCCCTCATCTGTTGGTAACGGTATGTAAATACGTTTCTCCAAACGGCGTCGTAACGCTTCATCTATGTCCCATGGGAAATTGGTGGCAGCTAATACCATGACCACCTTTGTGGCCTCTTCGCTTCCCACTCCATCCATTTGCACCAACAGCTCTGATTTGACACGACGTGAAGCCTCATGTTCCGACTCGGAACCACGACGTGAACAAAGCGAATCAATTTCGTCTATGAAAATTGTGCTCGGCGCATAGAATCGCGCCATCTCAAACAATAAACGTACCATTTTCTCTGATTCACCACGATATTTAGAAGTCAACGTCGAAGAcgatacattaaaaaaagtggTGCCGCATTCTGTTGCCACAGCTTTAGCCAACATAGTTTTACCGGTGCCGGGGGGTCCAACCATGAGTACGCCCTTCCATGGCCGTCGTATACcctaaaaattgttattaaacattaaaaaaaaaatatacataaaataaaaaagtagcatAATTTTTTCCTCATTGGCAACGAAGCAGCTATGAGTCATACACAGTAAACAAGTTGACCGAGATCGCGTATTATTGCTCAAATATTTTATCTCAACTTGTTATTCACAAAAATAGAATACATTATTCTAAATCAACGCTAATCTCAAAAacgaaatgaattaaatttgataatataggtAAGCCCCAAAATCgccgatttttaatttttacacaaattcaTCAATTTAGTTTATGGTTTAAGAAAAACTCGTAAATTTACGGTACACATTCATGACCCTACACATTCGAGCTTAAGCCTTTACCAAGCTTCCTACCCACCTTAAAATAGTCCGGCATTAGCATGGGTAGCACAACAGCTTCCTCCAGCAAACGTTTAGCGTCATGTAGATCGGCTATGTCGTTCCAGCGTACTTTtggatttcgctgaagtatatcACgctctttaaaataataaaaatatataaattaattaaataataattactaaaatgttatatgtattttaaaCACACCTAATATATCCACAAGTTCTGCTTCCATGTGAGAGCTCGGCTGGAATTTCTTTTCCTCCTTCTCCTCGCTTTCCACCGCCTCTTCATCGCGATTTTCTTCGTCTTTTGAACCGCAGTTGTCGGCCACAGCCGACATGTTGCCACTACCACCATTGCTCGAGTGTGTCGTTTTTCTGCTCGATGTTGATGAAGTAGAACGCCCATTGTACTGCGTTAAATTTCCGCCGCGTGCAGTGCTCCCACCACTTCCAGCTATAGTGCGTCTATTTGCGCCTGCAGCGCCGGCATTATTGCGCTGTGGTATTATGCTTTTTCCTACACCTCCTGTGAGTTTTTTATTAGGTATACTACTACGGCTTCGATTTTGGACCGCGGGTCTGTGGTAATTAAAAGATTTTAACTCTATCTTATTCATGATTATATTGGCATAATAGCATACTTTTCTGTGCGTGGTGGACCCCATACGTCAGGATCTTTGGGTGGTGGTGTCCAAATATCGGGATCAGGACGAAACCACGCTGCTGGATCTTTTGTCTCGTCTTCGCTGATTTGGGtttttaatttgtgtgcaaacGGTGTATTCTGCAAATCGAGCGTCATTTCTGATAGTGTTCGTTGTATGGCTTTCATTTGGGAGTATTCTTTTTCAATTTGCTGTGCGATCTATGTTCAAgagataaagttaaaaaaattaattatttatatatgtttaatTGTCTCACCAATTTCCATTTGCTTTTACGCAGTGAATCAGTTGTTGATTTAACCATGCGATCTAACATACCGCCTAGTCCTTCATAGTATATGCATGCCGAGTCATAGTTGCCGGTATACGCCATGTCACGCGCCAGCTTTGCATTCTCACATATTTCTGCTATTGAAGTTTTGGCCATCACGGTCATTCCTACACAAGATTTCGTCTTTTGCTTGCCACCTCGTAATAGCTGTAATATGAATAGAAACACCGTCGTACGATGGCATGCATGCAAGTCAGACATACAGGGGAAAGGCCGCACAAAACATAGGGAGTGTTGGAATGACACAGCAATCGCAGCGGCAGTATCGTCAGCGTATTCAGTAAATCATATAACAGCAGTGGCCCAGAAACAATAAAAGGTGAGCGTTGGGAAAGTACATAGAAGAACAAAGACTTGTTTAACGAAAATGGAAAGTGAGACTGGCGAGTAATAGCTCTACAATGCCAATCAAGTTGACATATAGTAACAGCAGCAACGCTCCGAGATAATcatattataaaattgtaaattgtaattttattacTACAATGCAGGTGGTTTTTCAGTGAAAGAAAACAAATGTTTATTGTCAACTAATTCACAGATGTTGTGTCCCCACCCTGCTTTTgctagatttattttattttgtctaaAAATAATCACCAAtatcgtattttatttttcgcattCACTTTGCTGCCACTATTCGCTTTCGTCAGTCTCTGCCTTTTCCTAAACTATCTTTATACGGAAGTGGTCCCATTCTACTTACGGTTATTGACATTAGATCGCGCCTTTTTCATACACTTTCAACcttaaaatgtttattactAATCTAATTCTATGTTTTAAGacttattcttaattttactgcaatattttattttatttttgccgtTAAATTAACGGGTGTAATATTTTCTCACCACTTGttcttttcctttcttttttgtgCTTTGCCTTTTCTTCTCAGCAAATGTCAACCGTGACTGCTTTCAGTGTTGCCTCAATTTTAAGCTTcctaagatttttgtttttgcccatGGTTTTTGCTCTGGTTTTTATTCTCTTGtgcgaattattattattatatatagggGATATACACAATATAACCCGAACTTAATTAGCAACTTGAGCAAATTATTAAAAGGCAGCTTACACCAAAAAGCAACGCGCATGGATAGCAGAAGTATAAAAActgaatttacatatatttgttaggttgaaagtaaaaatatcaatctgAATATAGACTAACAAACAATTCGAGCGACAACAATAAAAGCAGATCGTAGGCAAGAAAGATGCAACTTGTTTTACTGATACGATGTTGCATGGATTCACCTTAATCAAAACCCAAAATCAAAGCGAATCTATTCAAGCTGGGGGCGttcgagcaacaacaacatttttaaatttagaactGTCAAGGGAAATGGGGTGAATgaacaaatagataaaattagACTGTCCCGCGAAAGACGAATGGAAGCGGAAAAATCAAATACTCTAAACACACCACCTTCTATAGATACGCCTTGACCAAAACTGAATGACCCATTGTGACGGGCCTATTACATGCTGGCCGTTTCGTTATCTCTTTGGGTTTGAGTTTGACAACCAGTTGCTTTTGTTATGACATCATAAACGCATGATGACTGAATTATAAAGAAAACGTTAACAATCATTCAATAACATAACAAGAGCGGCGAGAActtacttaaaataaataatttttttcaaaaatatatttagtaagTCCCCATGCTAATTGCAACATTAAGATAAAGAAATATATCCTTTGCCGAAGTgtggtttttttaattcaaatacttCTTTCTTAGTCTATGCTCAGAAGGCTACAATCACCTATTAAGCTATTCTTCATTTATgactctttttatattttttgtttaaagaaaataaataactgaATATTGAAAAACCGGTTCCGCTGCAATAAGGCAACATTCAAAGACCTAAAAGCCTGTAAACTATATATGCGCTGACCTCTTTcaagttatttatattttttaatatgtacacTCCTTATATGTAGTTAATTTTTAACTGCTATgtctttcttttaattttttataatcgatgttttaatttattctagTTGTCTCAATTTGTATGCTTGGAGCACGATGGTTCGGTGAGCCTGGCAGAATATATCTgccataaaaatttgttcacatatgcatttatcacctataaatccaccaaattaatctacccgttcaaaTATCGCAGATTACctggaaaatttacaatcagctgtcaatactg harbors:
- the LOC128867582 gene encoding vacuolar protein sorting-associated protein 37B, giving the protein MYQEYLNQMQSSIAPLSSDELKDLLNDDEKLEEKVSEVLENLKSQKDNLLLENRSKAESNIEKEPTIIELRGKVNELLEEAKQCCQAVQDKLAEMKEKSGNVNQETALALIQTAAAESEEGTDALIKQFTDNEIGVEAFLDEFLATRKTMHLRKLKAEKMQELMRRQTPAAQRGSMGGAMPAYGNLLPNSGFYPTPGGAGVPYPLGPMMPMPPPRPY
- the LOC128867567 gene encoding katanin p60 ATPase-containing subunit A-like 1 isoform X2 yields the protein MTVMAKTSIAEICENAKLARDMAYTGNYDSACIYYEGLGGMLDRMVKSTTDSLRKSKWKLIAQQIEKEYSQMKAIQRTLSEMTLDLQNTPFAHKLKTQISEDETKDPAAWFRPDPDIWTPPPKDPDVWGPPRTEKPAVQNRSRSSIPNKKLTGGVGKSIIPQRNNAGAAGANRRTIAGSGGSTARGGNLTQYNGRSTSSTSSRKTTHSSNGGSGNMSAVADNCGSKDEENRDEEAVESEEKEEKKFQPSSHMEAELVDILERDILQRNPKVRWNDIADLHDAKRLLEEAVVLPMLMPDYFKGIRRPWKGVLMVGPPGTGKTMLAKAVATECGTTFFNVSSSTLTSKYRGESEKMVRLLFEMARFYAPSTIFIDEIDSLCSRRGSESEHEASRRVKSELLVQMDGVGSEEATKVVMVLAATNFPWDIDEALRRRLEKRIYIPLPTDEGREALLKINLREVKVDESVNLSEIAKKLEGYSGADITNVCRDASMMSMRRKIAGLTPEQIRQLATEEVDLPVSNQDFTEAISRCNKSVSKADLEKYEKWMNEFGSS
- the LOC128867567 gene encoding katanin p60 ATPase-containing subunit A-like 1 isoform X1; the encoded protein is MSITLLRGGKQKTKSCVGMTVMAKTSIAEICENAKLARDMAYTGNYDSACIYYEGLGGMLDRMVKSTTDSLRKSKWKLIAQQIEKEYSQMKAIQRTLSEMTLDLQNTPFAHKLKTQISEDETKDPAAWFRPDPDIWTPPPKDPDVWGPPRTEKPAVQNRSRSSIPNKKLTGGVGKSIIPQRNNAGAAGANRRTIAGSGGSTARGGNLTQYNGRSTSSTSSRKTTHSSNGGSGNMSAVADNCGSKDEENRDEEAVESEEKEEKKFQPSSHMEAELVDILERDILQRNPKVRWNDIADLHDAKRLLEEAVVLPMLMPDYFKGIRRPWKGVLMVGPPGTGKTMLAKAVATECGTTFFNVSSSTLTSKYRGESEKMVRLLFEMARFYAPSTIFIDEIDSLCSRRGSESEHEASRRVKSELLVQMDGVGSEEATKVVMVLAATNFPWDIDEALRRRLEKRIYIPLPTDEGREALLKINLREVKVDESVNLSEIAKKLEGYSGADITNVCRDASMMSMRRKIAGLTPEQIRQLATEEVDLPVSNQDFTEAISRCNKSVSKADLEKYEKWMNEFGSS